ATAACAATAACAATTCTCATTAATTTCAAATAGAATCTCGGCTTCAGTTACCCCTTAAATACGAGTTGGAAATTACTGTCTTCAATAACAAGAAGTAGTAGTGAATCCTCCACATAAGGTTCATAAACTATTGACTTAAGCATAATAATTATTTAGAAAGTTTATTTTAGATAAACTATTTTATTACAAGGACTATTAAGCATAATAATTTATTCTGTTACTCCCTCTCTCTAACTTGTATGTCATTTGATACTAATCGGATTAATTTAATGGTTAAGAAGGGGTTAAGGGGTGAGCTAGATCATTTTGAGAAAGTCTTAGATTTCTTAGAAAGATATTCAACAGTACCTCAAGCTAAATTCGGAATGTATTCTTTAGTATTCCAAATAGCTATGAACGTCTTCATAGACGTAGCTAAGGATTGCGAAGAATGTGGTGGAAAATGTTGTAAAAGCGGTTATCCTGTCCCAGTTTACAATTTTGATTATAATGAACTGAAGAAAAAGTTAAACAGAGATGATCTAAAGAAATTGAATAAGGTTGATAACAACTTACACGTATTACCAAGACCTTGTCCGTTTCAAAAAGGATGGTTATGCGGTATTCATGGATTTAAACCCTACGCTTGTCTTTCATTTCCGTTCGCCACTGAAGATGAACAAGAAACAATAATAAATAGATATAATGGAGATGGTATTCCAGACTTTAACGTTCCCGACTATTGCATAGCAGGTATTAAGGTAAAAAATATTTTGGGGAGTATAATTGAAGATTTAAAAAACAGATTAGGAAGACCCCCTAGTCCTAGAGAACTTTATCAAGAGCTAAAGGCTAGATATGGGAGAAAATAATTTTTTGACCAGCACTTGTAAAATACCTAATAATGAAGAGACCACCAGTAAATGAAACGATGATTAAACCTTCAGTGATCTGATTCATTATTTTTGATATGCTTATTTTTAAATAGGGAAATTAGTAACTAGGATAAGGAGATTCTACGAAGTATGTAGGTTTCACATAAGATATATTGTCTCTTAGTTCTTTGAAAACTGCGAGTTCTTTTATCTGATTATCTCTTATGCTTTTCTTTAATGATATTATATCTGACCAAGAATATACTTCCTTTATCTTGTATAATCTGAGAATATTTACTTCTAAATTGGCTCTGAATTTAGCCGTTGATACAAGGTCTCTCACATATAAACTAATTCTAAAAGAATATAGAAGAATGGATTTATGATCTCTAAGTGAAATTAATTTAATTCGTTGTATAAAACCCTAGATGGCCCTACTCATGATCTAATATAGATTACACTTTTTACTTTGTCTTTTAGAGTTAAATTTAGGGTTAGATAGTTATGAACAGAAAAGCTATTTCAACTCTTGCAATAGCAATAATTGTGATAGTTGTGGTAGCTGTAATAGGAGTTGCGTTATTCTTGGCATATGGGACATTATCATCAAAGACTAAGCAGAGTGTAATTTCAACTACTGTTTCTAGTAATGTTAGTTCATCAGTAATAACTCTTACTGTAGTAACGTTTAGTGGAGAGTCGGCCCAATTTATTCAATATGCTGGTGATCTATTCCACGAATTACATCCTAACGTTCAGGTACAAGTAGTTCAATATCCATTTAGTCAATATATAGATAAGGAATTAACAGCTCTTGAAGCTCATTCTTCTCAATATGATATAATAGGGTTTACTTCCACATCGGCTTTAGATGTTGAGCCCTATTTAATGCAACTGAATCAATCAGATTTCAATTTCTCTGACATAATCTATCCGCAAGAAGATTTCGGAGGGATATATTATAATGCAACGACAGGTAAGAGTGAGATTATAGGTGTAGCTTACGAAACTGCAGTCTACTTATTAGCATATAATGCTACAATATTTGGAAATCAAACTTTAGCTCAAGAATTTGAACAAGAATACCATATGAATTTTTCACCTATAACTTATAAGAACTGGTCTGTAGTACTAGCTGTAGATCAGTTCTTAACTTCACATCACATTACTAAGTATGGATTTTTGATTGATGATCATGTTTCACATGGAATTATTGATGCATTTCCCGCAGTATTTGGCTGGTTCTATTTTAGGGACCCATCAATTAACTTAGGTAATCCAGCTGGTTTACCTAATTATAACATTATGTTTGAAGGGAAAATATTACCTGGTTTTAGTTATCCATTACCTTCCTTTAACTCTACTTCCGGAGTTAACGCTCTTATAACCTATAGGGAACTAGTTAATTACGAACCCAGTCCTTCACAAATTCAAATGTCTTATGATAACTTGCCAGAGTTCTTCTCTCAAGCACCTGGAGAATTCATCTTCACTTCACAGCTAGCTTATATTAATAATACAAAAGATGTATTATTGGCTCCATTACCCGGAGGATATGCTGAGACTGGAACTGACTTTTTAGGTATAAGCAAATATTCTTCTCATCCACAACTTGCATTAGAGTTTTTGCAGTTTCTAGTATCTCCACAGATGCAAGAAATTGCTTTTCTAAAGTTTGGAAAATTCCCAATTTCTAAAGAGGCATTTAGTGCTCTAATAAGTAATACCTCTTTGCCCTCTTATCAGAGAGAATGGTTAGAGGAAACTTACATTGCAGCGTTAAATGCATCAGCTAATCCTCCAAATATACCTCCTACTTATCCAGAATTAATACCAAGCTTTAATAATGACGTATTTCAGTTTTTAACTGCACCTCAGTATAATGCTACTTACGCTATGCAAATATTACAACAAGCAGCTAATTCTTGGATTAAAGCAGTCTCCTCAACGTAAGAGTTAATATTTTTTATTTTTATATTTTCTTGATAGGACGTGATTACACTTAAGAATGTTACGAAGTTCTTTGGTAACTTCAAAGCCGTTGATAACGTAAGCCTTAATATCGAGAGGGGCGAATTTTTCGTAATTTTAGGTAGATCGGGTTCTGGTAAAACTACTCTTTTAAGGCTTATTGCTGGGTTAGAAAGAGTTTCTGATGGTAGAATATTCATTGAGGATAAGGACGTTACGGATTTACCTCCGTCAAAACGAGATATTGGCATGGTTTTCCAGAATTATGCATTATATCCAAATAAAAAGGTATTTGAGAATTTAATGATATCTATGGAAAATATAAATATAAGTAAAAACGAGAAGGAGAAAAGAATTATGGAGATTTCTAAAGAATTGGATATATATAATTTGTTAGATAAATACCCCAGTCAACTCTCTGGTGGTCAGCAACAGCGAGTTGCAATAGCTAAAGCTTTAGTGAAGAGACCTAAAGTGATGCTGATGGACGAACCACTTTCAAACTTAGATGCGCAACTCAGATATTCCGCAAGGAAACTAATTAAAAGAATTCAGAGAGAGTTCAATATAACCACATTGTATGTAACTCATGATTCTAATGAAGCACTAGCAATAGCAGATAGGATATGCGTTATAGACAAAGGTAAAATAATGCAGATAGGTAAACCAGAAGAGATCTATGAAAATCCTGCAAATGAGGCTGTAGCTTCATTAGTAGGCAGTCCGCCAATGAGCTTTGTGAAAATAGATAACAAAACCATAGGTGTGAGACCAGAAAACGTAATACTAGGAGATGGTAAGCATGAAGGTATTGTTAGCAACTGTGAATTTTGGGGATCTTATTATTTAGTTTACATTGAATTTAACGAAAATGAAATAAAAGCCATAAGTAAGACTAGAGTAAGGGAAGGGGCGAAAGTTAGATTCGACTTCACAGATTATAAGGTGTTTGGAAATGAGAGTTAAGTATTCAATACCTTACCTTATTTACATAGTAATTTTCGGTTTGGTGCCCTTATTCCTTACCTTCGTTATAGTTGGTCTTAACTTATCTTCAGCCTTAAAATCCGCATTTGCAGTTACAAGCCCCCTTGAAATAATTTATAATACATTCTATTTCGCTTTATTTACAGCTATAGTTTCAACCATCTTAGGGCTAATACTTGCCATCACAATTGATATGTATCCTAAGAAGTACCTAATTCTTCTAGTCCTATTGCCATTTACAATACCCTTTACCTCATCCGCGTTAATATGGGTTATAAGCTTCTATGGTGGTTATGGATGGTTCACCTATCTTATGGGAATTAATTATGATCCGTTATACTTCTCTAAAACTGCTCTACTTGCCGTAAGTTTAGTAAGTGCATGGAGTTCAGTTCCATTAGCGTTTCTATTGATTCTTGCATCATTAAGGAGTATACCCAATGAAGTTAAGGAGTCAGCACAAATTGATGGTCTTACGGCTTCTCAGTACTATTCAAGTGTAGCCTTCCCTTATGCACTGAAAGGGATATTATTATCATTTCTAATTACTTTCGTATTATCTATGGGAAATTTCGACTTGCCATACGTTATGACGCAAGGAGGCCCCGGTTTTTCTACGACGACTCTTCCATTGATGGTGTATTTTATGATGTTTCAGTACGATAACTTTTCTGGAGGTGCATTATTTGCATCAATCTTAGCTTTAATAGCGTCTATACCAGCAATAGGTGTAGCACTGTTAGTGAAGAGAAGAGGATTTAGATTTAGTTTACTCTCAATTAAAATTCCAGATAAAATATATAAACCATTAATGCTTGTTGCTACGATTATTATTATAATATTTCTAGATTTTCCAGTATATTGGATGATATTGGTAGCGATAAGACCCAATTCGTTAGATTTTGTAAAACCTCCTATTTTGGTCCCAAAATCTATCGATTTATCATATCTGATTTCTTCTTTACAAGCTTCTGTACCATATATGATAAGTTCACTGATAGTAGCTTTGATAGTAGGATTCCTAACTATTTTACTATCCAGTTTGGGAGCCTATGAAGGTGCTAGAAAGTTTTGGTTCTGGCTACTCATTTTATCAATATACATTTACGCATTACCCTCAACTTCCTACGTGATTCCAATATACCTAATGATATCCGATGTGCATCTCATCAACACATGGTTAGGTTTAGCACTACCTTCAGCCATTTTCACTGTTACATTTGCTTTTTGGACCATGTTTAGTTTCTATATAGACTTTCCTAAAGTATATGAAGAAGCTGCAGAAATAGATGGAATGAAGAACAGAATAATAAGGTTAATATTACCCCTTTCAAGGCCATTTTTAATTGCAAGTTTCATAATTTCCTTCATCTTTTCGTGGCATCTTCTATTTTATCCACTAGTATTAAGTGAGACGCCATATAGGATGAACTTTCCACCAAGTGGTAGTGAGACCATAACAATATTCGCGTTAAACGCGATAAGCCAAGGTTCAGTTAACTGGGCTCTATTAGCTTCTTCTGCCTTAGTAGCATCCTTGCCAGTTATAGTAATATCATATATAGCGCAAGATTACATGCTAAAAGGCTTATATGGTGGTGGAGTGAAAGGCGTCTAATTTTCAAATCTTTTTATTATCCTCTATTCTGTAGTAAGGGGCTTGGATATTATTTAATTTCACATATTTTGTATTTAAATTACAACTCAAATAAAATATATAAATTTCAAGGTTTAATGGGAACAGTTTTCCACTGCAATAAAAATTTTTATAGTTATTATCTCTTAATGAAATTTTTGGATTTTTCTACAGAACTATTAGTTTGTTGATTTTCTGAAAATTAAGGCTATTCTCTCTATCAAGACTATTCATAGAATTATCGTC
The nucleotide sequence above comes from Sulfolobus tengchongensis. Encoded proteins:
- a CDS encoding ABC transporter substrate-binding protein, with translation MNRKAISTLAIAIIVIVVVAVIGVALFLAYGTLSSKTKQSVISTTVSSNVSSSVITLTVVTFSGESAQFIQYAGDLFHELHPNVQVQVVQYPFSQYIDKELTALEAHSSQYDIIGFTSTSALDVEPYLMQLNQSDFNFSDIIYPQEDFGGIYYNATTGKSEIIGVAYETAVYLLAYNATIFGNQTLAQEFEQEYHMNFSPITYKNWSVVLAVDQFLTSHHITKYGFLIDDHVSHGIIDAFPAVFGWFYFRDPSINLGNPAGLPNYNIMFEGKILPGFSYPLPSFNSTSGVNALITYRELVNYEPSPSQIQMSYDNLPEFFSQAPGEFIFTSQLAYINNTKDVLLAPLPGGYAETGTDFLGISKYSSHPQLALEFLQFLVSPQMQEIAFLKFGKFPISKEAFSALISNTSLPSYQREWLEETYIAALNASANPPNIPPTYPELIPSFNNDVFQFLTAPQYNATYAMQILQQAANSWIKAVSST
- a CDS encoding ABC transporter ATP-binding protein; amino-acid sequence: MITLKNVTKFFGNFKAVDNVSLNIERGEFFVILGRSGSGKTTLLRLIAGLERVSDGRIFIEDKDVTDLPPSKRDIGMVFQNYALYPNKKVFENLMISMENINISKNEKEKRIMEISKELDIYNLLDKYPSQLSGGQQQRVAIAKALVKRPKVMLMDEPLSNLDAQLRYSARKLIKRIQREFNITTLYVTHDSNEALAIADRICVIDKGKIMQIGKPEEIYENPANEAVASLVGSPPMSFVKIDNKTIGVRPENVILGDGKHEGIVSNCEFWGSYYLVYIEFNENEIKAISKTRVREGAKVRFDFTDYKVFGNES
- a CDS encoding YkgJ family cysteine cluster protein, with protein sequence MSFDTNRINLMVKKGLRGELDHFEKVLDFLERYSTVPQAKFGMYSLVFQIAMNVFIDVAKDCEECGGKCCKSGYPVPVYNFDYNELKKKLNRDDLKKLNKVDNNLHVLPRPCPFQKGWLCGIHGFKPYACLSFPFATEDEQETIINRYNGDGIPDFNVPDYCIAGIKVKNILGSIIEDLKNRLGRPPSPRELYQELKARYGRK
- a CDS encoding ABC transporter permease subunit, giving the protein MRVKYSIPYLIYIVIFGLVPLFLTFVIVGLNLSSALKSAFAVTSPLEIIYNTFYFALFTAIVSTILGLILAITIDMYPKKYLILLVLLPFTIPFTSSALIWVISFYGGYGWFTYLMGINYDPLYFSKTALLAVSLVSAWSSVPLAFLLILASLRSIPNEVKESAQIDGLTASQYYSSVAFPYALKGILLSFLITFVLSMGNFDLPYVMTQGGPGFSTTTLPLMVYFMMFQYDNFSGGALFASILALIASIPAIGVALLVKRRGFRFSLLSIKIPDKIYKPLMLVATIIIIIFLDFPVYWMILVAIRPNSLDFVKPPILVPKSIDLSYLISSLQASVPYMISSLIVALIVGFLTILLSSLGAYEGARKFWFWLLILSIYIYALPSTSYVIPIYLMISDVHLINTWLGLALPSAIFTVTFAFWTMFSFYIDFPKVYEEAAEIDGMKNRIIRLILPLSRPFLIASFIISFIFSWHLLFYPLVLSETPYRMNFPPSGSETITIFALNAISQGSVNWALLASSALVASLPVIVISYIAQDYMLKGLYGGGVKGV